The genomic interval ATTCAAAACCCGTATTTTTTTGCCATATTTTTTTACAAATCGTTTTTCAAGAATAGTTGTCGCAATACTGTCCTGATCCGTCAGATTTCCGCCATTAACTACTGAATCCCCAATTAACAAAATAACAAGACTGTCTGACGGAGAAACTTCCTTGCTTCGCATTGACAAACTATTGGTTTGGATTACATTACCAAAGCGCTTTGCATTTTGGTTTGGTGCATATATGTATTCAAAATCGGGATCAGAAATGTATAACGGAGCATTACAAAAGCCGTATTTGTATCTTAAAATGATTTCTGTCAGTCCGGCCAGAAATAGTAACAAAATTAGAAATCTGATAATGTATTTAAACATAAAGGGGTTTTATCGCTGCGATGAATGCAATTGCAAATTTAGAATTACTTTTCCCATTTACGACTTTTTGATCAGGTTCGGTCAAATTTTGCACTTTTCATGTTTATTTTGTTTTCATAAATCAGTCCTGCATTTCCAAATTCATTTGCAATTTTTTGTGATCTGCTTCAATTTTTCTACGATTTGTTTCAGTATTCCCAGCCCAATTTGTATCGTACAAAGTGTAATACAGCATTAAATGTATGCCTTACAACCCATAGTTGTTTGGTATAATATTTTGAACCTGGCTTACAATTACATCTTTCCATGCACAACGGCAGTGGAGATGACAAATAAGTTTTCTTACCAAATCAAAAACCAATATGAAGTTTATCAAATCAAATTCAACCACTAACGGCGAGCCAGTAAAATTATTTGTCCATGAAGTGGGACAAGGAAAACCAGTTGTATTTATAAGCGGATGGCCACTAAGTCACGAAATGTGGGAATATCAGTTTAATGAATTACCAAAAAATAATTTAAGATGTATTGCTTATGACCGTCGCGGTTTTGGTAAATCCGATAAACCCTGGGATGGATATGACTATGATTCCCTGGCGGCTGATTTAAAAGCTGTTTTAGATGCTCTGGATTTAAGAGAAGTTACACTCGTTGGGTTTTCAATGGGTGGTGGTGAAGTGGTTCGTTATCTGAGCACTTATGGAAGTGATCGAATAGCAAAAGCTGTGCTGATCAGTTCGGTAGTACCTTTTATGTTGAAAACAGATGATAATCCAACCGGTTTGCCTCAGGATTTATTTGATGGGTTTGTTGAAGAAGTGGAAGATGACAGGCCTAAATTTTTAACCTCTTTTGCAAAAATGTTTTATGGCAATTCACTATTGAACAATGCCGTATCAGACGAAATTCTTCATTGGCACGGACTACTTGCAATTCAGGCTTCTGGACACGCTACCATTGAATGTATCCGTAGTTTCAGCGAAACTGATTTTAGAAATGAGCTTTCGACAATAGACATTCCTGTGTTGATTATCCATGGCGATGCAGATAAAATTGTTCCCATAGAAGCCAGTAGTGATCTAACAGCAGAATTGATTAAAAATGCTGAATACGTGGTTTACGAAGGCGAACCGCATGGGCTGTTTTACACCAGTAAAGAAACGCTTAATGATGACTTACTGGAATTTATAAACCAGGAAGTTGCAACATCAAGTAACAGAACAACTTTTTAATAATGGTACTCATTTGTCATGCCAATATAAAATAGTGCACATTTTCAATCAAATAATAAATCACGGAAGACAGCAATGTTTTCCGTGATTTATTTTTGTCAGAGCATTTCCAAAAACTCAATTCTGTTCCCAAATGGATCGCGGAAAGAAAACCGGATCCTGTCAGGAATCAGGCTTTCATATTTAATAGTTATGCCATGAGATTCGAGGATTTCCTGAGCATTCCTGATATTAGTAATTTCGAAGGCAGGGTGTCTTTCGGAATAATGTTGTATACTTTCAGCGCGGATGTGAAGTTGTACATCCCCGATCTCGAACCACATCGCACCTTTTGGTAATACATAACCGAGATCCGTCAATTCCCGAAGGCCAAGGACTTCTCCATAAAATTTTCTTGCTTCATTTTCGGTGCCAACCGGGATACAAAGCATGACATGATCCAGTCTTTTAAATTCAATTTTCATTTTTTGGTTTTGCTCGAATATGGCTCCAATCTAACGCCATATTTTCAATAAACCGCCATTTGAGCCAAGATATGGGTCAAAATCCGGAATTAGAGCAGCCGCAATGTTTTGATCTGCCGCTGGTCTTTCACCGGATTCTCCTTTTAATATATCATAATTTTTACCATCTGGGTAGGCTCCGACAACGGCAAAATCTGCGGAAGATGACAGTTTTTTGTGACCAACACCTGCGGGAATAACGATAATGTCGCCGGCTTCAACCTTTACTTCTTTGCCCATTTCTCCACCCAGTTTTACAAGCGCACTTCCTTCGTAAATCCCTAATACTTCATGTGTAATACTGTGGTAATGATGGTAACTAAACACGCCGTTACGCCAGGAATTTGTCCAGTTGTTTTTGGCGAAATGCTTTTCCAGCCAATTTGCTGCATCATTTCCTCTTACAGCAAAAACATTCCTGAAAAGCAACAACGGATATTTACTGTTGGGTATCTTGCCGTCATCTTTAAAATAATGCTTTTCAGGATCAGACATTTCAATACTCATAGCTTTATTATTTAATAATATAGCAGACGATGCAAATCCCAGTGCCGTCAGAAAGTTCTTCCTTTTCATTATCGTGTTCCATTCCAACTATTTATTTTAATTTTCAGCAGCTGCCTTGCTTACTTCTTTTCCGTCTTTCCAAACAGACCGGATAGTTCTCGAATTCTTTATATTTTGTTCTGGATTATCATTCAGAATAACAAAATCAGCTTTTTTGCCAACCTGCACCGATCCCAGATTATCATTGATTTGCAATGCTTTGGCAGCATTTAAAGTAGCAATTGAAATAACCTGCATTGGAGTCAATCCCGCCTGAACCATTAATTCCATTTCAAGATGTTCTGAAAATCCCTGAGCACGGATTGGAAAAGCACCGGAATCTGTTCCTAACGCAACGGTTATTCCGGTGTCATAAATCTTTTTTAAGTTTGTCATCCCCATTTTTGAGGCCATTTTATTCTTTTCAAAATCAGGGGAAGTCTTGATTTTATCCTGATAATCTTTTGAGGTAATCATTTCATAAACACCCGGTTCAAGTGAAGTTTTGAAAAAATTATCATTGATCCATTCTGGTTTTTCTGCATAAGCGAATAGGTATTTGTCCAAAGCCAGAGTAGGAATGTAGATCACATTTTTCTGTTTCATTAAATGAAGCAATTCAGTATCAACTTCTTTATCACGAATGCTGTGTGCAATAATATCCAATCCCGCATTGACAAGTGCGCGAGCATCCTCTGCGTAAAATAAATGGGCAGCAACGCGAATTCCTCTTTTATGTGCCTCATTAATAATGGCTTTGTATATTTCCGGCTTCATTTTCCGGGCTTTTCCGCCATGATCGTCCACCCATATCTTCACCACGGTTGGTTTTAGCAGTGCAAGTTTCTCCATCATAGCTGGCACTTCTTCCGGTGTTTTAGGACGAAGCAGCAGATTCATCCAAGATGCTGGATTATCGTCGGGCGTATTAAACCCGTAACCGGCAGA from Dyadobacter sp. NIV53 carries:
- a CDS encoding alpha/beta fold hydrolase; the protein is MKFIKSNSTTNGEPVKLFVHEVGQGKPVVFISGWPLSHEMWEYQFNELPKNNLRCIAYDRRGFGKSDKPWDGYDYDSLAADLKAVLDALDLREVTLVGFSMGGGEVVRYLSTYGSDRIAKAVLISSVVPFMLKTDDNPTGLPQDLFDGFVEEVEDDRPKFLTSFAKMFYGNSLLNNAVSDEILHWHGLLAIQASGHATIECIRSFSETDFRNELSTIDIPVLIIHGDADKIVPIEASSDLTAELIKNAEYVVYEGEPHGLFYTSKETLNDDLLEFINQEVATSSNRTTF
- a CDS encoding VOC family protein, producing MKIEFKRLDHVMLCIPVGTENEARKFYGEVLGLRELTDLGYVLPKGAMWFEIGDVQLHIRAESIQHYSERHPAFEITNIRNAQEILESHGITIKYESLIPDRIRFSFRDPFGNRIEFLEML
- a CDS encoding cupin domain-containing protein, with the protein product MKRKNFLTALGFASSAILLNNKAMSIEMSDPEKHYFKDDGKIPNSKYPLLLFRNVFAVRGNDAANWLEKHFAKNNWTNSWRNGVFSYHHYHSITHEVLGIYEGSALVKLGGEMGKEVKVEAGDIIVIPAGVGHKKLSSSADFAVVGAYPDGKNYDILKGESGERPAADQNIAAALIPDFDPYLGSNGGLLKIWR
- a CDS encoding amidohydrolase family protein gives rise to the protein MKPLSHLFITFVLSGISVISYAQQSGSTLLKNVSLIDGTGSVIQKNVDILIQGDRISRIQKGITNPTATQIDLSGKTVIPALISAHTHVGTLKGNTSDEKNYTRQNILRHLKRYQDYGINSILVMGTDRQIIFENGLRDSTVTGLLPGARLFSAGYGFNTPDDNPASWMNLLLRPKTPEEVPAMMEKLALLKPTVVKIWVDDHGGKARKMKPEIYKAIINEAHKRGIRVAAHLFYAEDARALVNAGLDIIAHSIRDKEVDTELLHLMKQKNVIYIPTLALDKYLFAYAEKPEWINDNFFKTSLEPGVYEMITSKDYQDKIKTSPDFEKNKMASKMGMTNLKKIYDTGITVALGTDSGAFPIRAQGFSEHLEMELMVQAGLTPMQVISIATLNAAKALQINDNLGSVQVGKKADFVILNDNPEQNIKNSRTIRSVWKDGKEVSKAAAEN